The Bacteroidia bacterium genomic interval AGAAAAGGACATGAATTTTTCAAGAAGAGAGGCTATGAAGTAAATGGAGATAATTTTGATGTCTTCACTAAACTCTCTTTCGAAAAGGTCAATGAAGTAGTTGACCTTGTATTTGGAAAATTCGAATCAGGAGAAGTTGACAAAGTATATGTCGCTTATAATGAGTTCAAGAATGTAATGTCTCAGATCAAGCGGGTTGAACCTCTGCTTCCTTTAGCCGTCAGTAATTTGGGCGAAGAGGAAGAAGAGAGTAGTACCAAAGCTGATTATATCTTTGAGCCAGACCGGGAAGAAATCCTGATGGAACTGATTCCTAAGGCACTTAGAACTCAGGTCTTTCAAGCAGTATTGGAATCCAATGCTTCTGAGCATGGAGCGAGGATGGTAGCGATGGATACCGCTACAGAAAATGCTGAAGATCTGCTGAAAAGTCTGAAAATTAGCTATAACAAAGCCCGTCAGGCATCTATTACGACTGAGATCCTTGAGATCTCTGCTGGTGCAGCCGCACT includes:
- the atpG gene encoding ATP synthase F1 subunit gamma, with protein sequence MANLKEIRLRIKSVQSTQQVTKAMKMVAAAKLRRAQDRMLQLRPYSAKLSEIIGNVVSSVNPEEIPSKLVDVREVNNILVLVITSNRGLAGPFNANIIKETVAFLKEKHGGDLDAGKVQFMCLGRKGHEFFKKRGYEVNGDNFDVFTKLSFEKVNEVVDLVFGKFESGEVDKVYVAYNEFKNVMSQIKRVEPLLPLAVSNLGEEEEESSTKADYIFEPDREEILMELIPKALRTQVFQAVLESNASEHGARMVAMDTATENAEDLLKSLKISYNKARQASITTEILEISAGAAALEAQ